The proteins below come from a single Necator americanus strain Aroian chromosome V, whole genome shotgun sequence genomic window:
- a CDS encoding hypothetical protein (NECATOR_CHRV.G18326.T1): protein MGDHFPTHGLKLAANGSGGIFFRLLAKLPRADFSTSCPVFGQKVLPQHSQKQQRRTFQIPFWLPQRLKAPGELIDTLAIAIVELKTLVFRDDILQKLRMTRFYSQKKSSRRLPRSLRKKDAEKRQNKDVALLHAYG, encoded by the coding sequence ATGGGTGACCATTTCCCAACTCATGGCCTCAAGTTGGCAGCGAATGGTAGTGGCGGGATTTTCTTTCGACTGCTCGCGAAGCTGCCTCGTGCAGACTTTAGCACCTCCTGTCCGGTATTCGGACAGAAGGTCCTACCACAACATTCCCAAAAGCAGCAGAGGAGAACCTTCCAGATCCCATTCTGGCTGCCGCAGCGACTGAAAGCCCCGGGAGAGTTGATAGACACTCTGGCTATCGCTATTGTAGAACTCAAAACTCTCGTCTTCCGTGACGATATCCTGCAGAAACTCCGCATGACTCGATTCTACTCGCAGAAGAAAAGCAGTCGGAGATTACCTCGATCCCTGCGCAAAAAAGACGCAGAAAAACGGCAGAACAAAGACGTGGCGCTCCTACATGCTTACGGCTAG